Proteins from one Deltaproteobacteria bacterium genomic window:
- the rpsP gene encoding 30S ribosomal protein S16 has product MAVVIRLSRHGTKKKPFYRVVVADENCPRDGRYLEILGTYNPKDAANKGVFKTERIQYWISKGARPSTTVSHLLKKNVA; this is encoded by the coding sequence ATGGCAGTGGTTATCCGATTGTCCCGGCACGGGACGAAAAAGAAGCCTTTTTACCGGGTGGTGGTGGCGGACGAAAATTGCCCCCGCGACGGCCGGTATCTGGAAATTCTGGGGACCTACAACCCCAAAGACGCCGCCAACAAGGGGGTGTTCAAAACCGAGCGGATTCAATACTGGATCTCCAAAGGGGCCCGCCCCTCAACCACGGTGTCGCATCTGTTGAAAAAGAATGTCGCCTAA
- the trmD gene encoding tRNA (guanosine(37)-N1)-methyltransferase TrmD → MDFHILTLFPESIAPYFTSSILGRAQEKGIVRIFLHQLRGYANDKHHSVDDRPYGFGPGMVLRPDVLVRAVRELKQKEAIERVILLSPRGGLFWQTKAKALSALKSVLLVCGRYEGVDQRAIDLVVDEEISIGDYVLSGGEPAAVVVVDALARLIPGVVGNEQAVVDESHSDGLLEYPHYTRPEEFEGQKVPKVLLSGNHAEIEKWRREESLKITRKNRPDLLKK, encoded by the coding sequence ATGGATTTTCATATTCTGACGCTCTTTCCCGAATCAATTGCCCCTTATTTTACATCGAGCATTCTTGGTCGGGCGCAAGAAAAAGGGATCGTCCGGATTTTTCTTCATCAGCTTCGCGGCTACGCAAACGACAAACATCATTCGGTGGACGACCGCCCCTATGGCTTTGGTCCCGGCATGGTTTTGCGGCCGGATGTGCTGGTGCGCGCGGTTCGTGAGCTGAAGCAAAAGGAAGCGATTGAAAGAGTGATTCTCTTGTCGCCCCGTGGCGGCTTGTTTTGGCAGACAAAGGCAAAAGCATTGTCAGCGCTGAAGTCGGTCTTGCTGGTCTGCGGCCGGTATGAAGGGGTCGATCAGCGCGCCATCGATCTGGTGGTTGATGAAGAAATATCGATCGGCGATTATGTCCTCTCCGGCGGTGAACCCGCGGCTGTCGTTGTCGTGGATGCCCTTGCGCGCCTGATCCCCGGCGTGGTCGGCAATGAACAGGCCGTCGTTGACGAAAGCCACAGCGATGGCCTTCTGGAATATCCTCATTACACCCGCCCCGAAGAATTTGAGGGGCAAAAAGTTCCGAAGGTCCTTCTCTCCGGCAACCACGCCGAAATTGAAAAGTGGCGGCGCGAGGAATCGCTTAAAATCACCCGCAAAAACCGCCCCGATCTTCTCAAAAAATGA
- a CDS encoding ribonuclease HII → MKRALKQRGRPLKQEKLNLPRPELKDKTFWEKRFWAEGFKFVAGLDEAGRGAWAGPVVAAAVILHPGTDIPGVDDSKKILPQKREELFDVICRESAGFGIGVVASAVIDEVNIQQATFLAMGEALKKLSVKASFLLVDGNRGIGVAIPQQVLVKGDGRSASIGAASILAKVTRDRLMTEMESAYPSFRFSKHKGYGTKEHLEELRRHGPVAIHRMSFEPIRSLAAGPTDLL, encoded by the coding sequence CTGAAGCGAGCCCTAAAGCAAAGGGGACGGCCGTTGAAGCAGGAAAAACTGAATCTGCCCCGGCCCGAACTCAAGGATAAAACCTTTTGGGAAAAACGGTTCTGGGCCGAGGGCTTCAAGTTTGTTGCCGGACTCGATGAAGCCGGCAGGGGCGCCTGGGCTGGGCCGGTGGTGGCGGCGGCCGTTATCCTCCATCCCGGCACCGATATTCCCGGCGTTGACGATTCCAAAAAAATACTTCCCCAAAAACGAGAGGAACTCTTTGATGTCATCTGCCGCGAGTCCGCCGGCTTTGGCATTGGTGTCGTGGCGTCCGCCGTGATCGACGAGGTCAACATTCAGCAGGCCACTTTTCTCGCCATGGGCGAGGCGCTTAAGAAGCTTTCCGTCAAGGCTTCATTTCTTCTGGTGGACGGCAACCGGGGAATCGGCGTCGCCATCCCGCAACAGGTCCTGGTGAAAGGAGATGGGCGATCGGCCTCCATCGGGGCCGCCTCCATTCTGGCCAAGGTCACCCGCGACCGTTTGATGACCGAAATGGAATCAGCCTATCCCTCGTTTCGGTTTTCAAAACACAAGGGATATGGTACAAAGGAACACTTGGAGGAGCTCCGTCGTCATGGACCGGTGGCGATTCACCGGATGAGTTTTGAACCGATCCGTTCTTTGGCCGCAGGGCCGACGGATTTGTTGTGA
- a CDS encoding RNA methyltransferase — MTAPVYIALIHHPVLNKHGEVVTTSITNFDLHDLGRISKTYGVKKYFIVTPNEAQQRMARYIARYWREGTGSRMNPDRREAFADIEISSSLEQTCLTIQKCHDNSPTLIATTARPSKKAIRFDQLKELLQTSGNPHLILFGTGWGLAPEVMKKAKIVLEPIRGVTAYNHLPVRAAVAIVLDRILGRK; from the coding sequence ATGACTGCGCCTGTTTACATCGCCCTCATCCACCACCCCGTGCTGAACAAACACGGCGAGGTTGTCACCACCTCCATCACCAATTTCGATCTCCACGATCTGGGGCGCATCTCAAAAACGTACGGCGTAAAAAAATATTTCATTGTCACCCCCAATGAGGCCCAGCAAAGAATGGCGCGGTATATCGCGCGCTACTGGCGGGAAGGAACGGGCTCGCGCATGAATCCCGACCGGCGGGAGGCCTTTGCCGATATTGAAATTTCGTCCAGTCTGGAGCAAACCTGTTTGACAATCCAAAAGTGCCATGATAATTCCCCCACCCTTATAGCAACCACGGCGCGACCTTCAAAAAAGGCAATTCGTTTCGATCAGTTAAAAGAGTTGCTTCAGACGTCCGGCAATCCGCATCTGATCCTGTTTGGAACGGGGTGGGGGCTGGCGCCGGAGGTGATGAAAAAGGCGAAGATAGTCCTTGAGCCGATCCGCGGTGTGACGGCATATAATCACCTCCCGGTTCGCGCGGCAGTGGCGATTGTGCTCGACAGAATTTTGGGAAGAAAATGA
- a CDS encoding KH domain-containing protein, translating to MKQLIEMMAKALVDKPEEVEVTEVEGEQTTVVELKVAKEDLGKVIGKQGRTARAMRTILGAASTKIRKRSVLEIIE from the coding sequence ATGAAACAGCTCATTGAGATGATGGCCAAAGCGCTGGTCGACAAGCCCGAAGAGGTTGAAGTAACCGAGGTCGAAGGGGAACAGACCACCGTTGTTGAACTGAAAGTGGCCAAAGAGGACCTTGGAAAGGTCATCGGCAAGCAGGGAAGGACCGCCCGCGCCATGCGAACCATTCTTGGCGCCGCCAGCACCAAGATCCGCAAGCGGTCGGTTTTGGAAATTATCGAGTAG
- a CDS encoding DUF456 domain-containing protein: MILSILSSLGLTIYVLLLLTALLLVPLGFPGTWLLVVISFVFSLVADFQAGKSDFWVLFTVGALAIIGEALEFGIGVFGGKKMNVSNRTIVASLIGGIVGAIIGVPVLLIGSLIGLFLGVFLGAFASEMLEKRDWRKAFQGALACFFSRITAMFVKTGIGFAMVVYLLVKTF; this comes from the coding sequence ATGATCCTTTCCATCCTTTCATCCCTCGGTCTTACTATCTACGTCCTTCTTTTGCTGACGGCGCTCTTGCTGGTGCCGCTGGGGTTTCCAGGCACCTGGCTTTTGGTGGTGATCTCGTTTGTCTTTAGCCTGGTGGCCGATTTTCAGGCGGGGAAAAGCGATTTTTGGGTCCTTTTTACCGTTGGGGCGCTGGCCATTATCGGTGAGGCGCTGGAATTCGGCATCGGGGTGTTTGGCGGCAAAAAGATGAACGTGTCCAACCGGACGATTGTCGCCTCGTTAATCGGGGGCATTGTCGGGGCCATCATCGGCGTGCCGGTGCTCCTGATCGGTTCGCTCATTGGGCTTTTTCTCGGCGTTTTTCTGGGGGCCTTTGCATCTGAAATGCTGGAAAAGAGGGACTGGCGGAAGGCGTTTCAGGGGGCGCTCGCCTGCTTTTTTTCCCGCATCACCGCGATGTTTGTCAAAACCGGCATCGGGTTTGCAATGGTGGTTTATCTGCTGGTGAAGACGTTTTAA
- the rplS gene encoding 50S ribosomal protein L19 codes for MNALQYIQHKYAAKKTPAFKAGDQVKVHVKIKEGEKERIQIFEGVVIKIHRAGPSSSFTVRKMSYGVGVERIFPYYAPVVDRIEVVNSGQVRRAKLYYLRKLFGKKARIISEEGEADLGEASPVEASLGEASLGETSLAEASPKAKGTAVEAGKTESAPARTQG; via the coding sequence ATGAACGCACTTCAATATATTCAGCACAAATATGCCGCGAAAAAAACACCCGCGTTCAAGGCGGGGGACCAGGTCAAGGTTCATGTGAAAATCAAGGAGGGGGAAAAGGAGCGGATCCAGATTTTCGAGGGGGTTGTGATTAAAATCCACCGCGCCGGCCCCTCCTCCAGTTTCACCGTCCGGAAGATGTCGTATGGCGTTGGAGTGGAACGGATTTTCCCCTATTATGCACCGGTGGTGGACCGGATAGAAGTGGTCAACTCGGGCCAAGTGCGCCGGGCCAAGCTTTATTACCTAAGAAAGCTGTTCGGCAAAAAGGCGCGCATCATCAGTGAAGAGGGCGAAGCGGACCTCGGTGAGGCCAGCCCCGTGGAGGCTAGCCTCGGTGAGGCCAGCCTCGGTGAAACGAGTCTCGCTGAAGCGAGCCCTAAAGCAAAGGGGACGGCCGTTGAAGCAGGAAAAACTGAATCTGCCCCGGCCCGAACTCAAGGATAA